One Cryptomeria japonica chromosome 9, Sugi_1.0, whole genome shotgun sequence genomic window carries:
- the LOC131030977 gene encoding peroxisomal membrane protein 13, whose translation MSGGGAGSVGQGNVAPQKPWERSGSSSGPSPFKPPSNGPTRTVIQAAEDAKTGEKNLDTERSVSVANRSNVGRPMPVRPWEQNRGVGYGNNYGGLRPMPSYNSAYGGSMTPYNSGYSSGMYGSNNTYGGLGGYGGAIGGYNSGLYGNNMARGYGGMFNNGMGGPMGGYGLGPGGPYANGNGDPNDPYGGPPSPPSFWQSMLNALHGVVSFFGRVAILVDENTQAFHFFINALLQLFDRTGVLYGEIARFVLRLLGIRTKRRGMSKPGSRSIAGQETPEKYYIEEPKGASAAWENVWEDEGGRQQ comes from the exons ATGTCGGGCGGAGGGGCTGGCAGTGTTGGGCAAG GTAATGTGGCTCCACAAAAGCCATGGGAGCGCAGTGGAAGCTCATCTGGCCCTTCTCCATTCAAGCCTCCTTCAAATGGTCCCACAAGAACTGTTATACAGGCAGCTGAAGATGCAAAAACTGGAGAGAAGAATTTGGATACTGAAAGAAGTGTGTCTGTTGCTAACAGAAGTAACGTTGGTAGACCTATGCCAGTAAGACCCTGGGAACAAAATCGTGGGGTAGGCTATGGAAATAACTATGGAG GGCTTCGTCCTATGCCTAGTTATAATTCAGCCTATGGCGGCTCTATGACACCTTACAATTCAGGATATTCTTCTGGTATGTATGGATCGAACAATACATATGGTGGATTAGGAGGATATGGAGGTGCAATAGGAGGATACAACAGTGGTCTTTATGGCAACAATATGGCCAGAGGATATGGTGGAATGTTCAATAATGGAATGGGAGGACCAATGGGTGGATATGGCCTTGGCCCTGGAGGTCCCTATGCGAATGGGAATGGAGATCCAAATGATCCATATGGTGGACCTCCATCCCCACCGAGCTTTTGGCAGTCTATGCTGAATGCG TTGCATGGTGTTGTGAGTTTCTTTGGTCGAGTTGCCATCCTTGTTGATGAGAACACTCAGGCATTTCACTTTTTTATAAATGCTCTTCTCCAG CTGTTTGACCGTACAGGTGTATTGTATGGAGAAATTGCTCGGTTTGTGCTGAGGTTGCTTGGAATTCGGACAAAACGAAGAGGCATGTCCAAGCCTGGATCAAGATCAATTGCTGGTCAAGAGACACCTGAAAAATACTACATTGAAGAACCAAAAGGCGCAAGTGCTGCCTGGGAAAATGTTTGGGAGGATGAAGGTGGCAGGCAACAATAA